One bacterium genomic window carries:
- a CDS encoding ABC transporter permease: MKARSHGGFISLITYLSVGGVTIGTAALVIVLSVMNGFETEVRARILGADAHLRLETYNPDGLPAWREAREIVKQEPDVTGVAPYIFEKGMVRAGKRSEAAAFRGVDEAVLSEVSDLPQHMKTGELALKRDGLPGIVLGRFLAERLDVVPGDTVVVFSPAGISGPLATPQVKQFVLTGTFQTGLFEFDDVLAYLDLETAQKVFLRRDRVDGLEIRIRDIFAADQVRERIEERFDADYFVRTWHELRATLYSWMKIEKWMWTIILSIIILVAAFNILSTLIMVSMEKRRDIGILKAMGARDRDIAAVFSLQGLIVGVSGALLGTLLGFIVCYGQQHYKWIALPSDIYFLDALPVKMQGLDFALVIVIAVLLAYLGSLYPARTAARLSPVEAIREG, encoded by the coding sequence TTGAAGGCGCGTTCGCACGGCGGGTTTATCTCGCTGATCACCTATCTATCGGTCGGCGGCGTGACGATTGGCACGGCGGCGCTGGTGATTGTGCTGTCGGTGATGAACGGCTTTGAGACGGAAGTGCGCGCGCGGATATTAGGCGCGGACGCGCATCTGCGGCTGGAGACGTACAATCCCGACGGATTGCCAGCATGGCGGGAAGCGCGCGAGATTGTCAAACAGGAACCCGACGTCACCGGCGTTGCGCCCTATATTTTCGAGAAGGGAATGGTGCGCGCGGGCAAGCGCTCGGAAGCGGCCGCCTTTCGCGGAGTGGATGAAGCGGTCTTGTCCGAAGTGTCCGACCTGCCGCAGCACATGAAGACGGGTGAACTCGCGCTGAAGCGCGACGGCTTGCCGGGGATAGTGCTGGGACGTTTTCTGGCGGAGCGGTTAGACGTTGTGCCGGGCGACACGGTGGTCGTGTTTTCTCCGGCCGGCATCAGCGGTCCGCTGGCCACGCCGCAGGTCAAGCAGTTCGTGTTGACCGGCACATTTCAGACGGGGTTGTTCGAGTTCGATGACGTGCTGGCCTACCTTGATTTGGAAACGGCGCAGAAGGTCTTTCTGCGCCGGGACCGCGTGGACGGACTGGAGATCAGGATTCGCGACATCTTCGCGGCGGATCAGGTGCGCGAACGGATTGAAGAGCGGTTTGACGCGGACTACTTCGTGCGCACGTGGCACGAGTTGCGCGCGACGTTGTACTCGTGGATGAAGATCGAGAAATGGATGTGGACGATTATCCTGTCCATTATCATTCTCGTCGCGGCCTTTAACATTCTTTCGACGTTGATCATGGTGTCCATGGAAAAGCGGCGGGATATCGGCATCTTGAAGGCGATGGGCGCGCGCGACCGCGACATCGCGGCGGTGTTCTCGCTGCAAGGCTTGATCGTCGGCGTCAGCGGCGCGCTGCTCGGCACGCTATTGGGTTTCATTGTGTGTTACGGGCAGCAGCATTACAAGTGGATCGCGCTGCCCTCGGATATCTACTTTCTCGATGCGCTGCCGGTGAAGATGCAGGGACTCGACTTCGCGCTTGTGATTGTCATTGCGGTGTTGCTGGCCTATTTAGGTTCGCTCTACCCTGCGCGGACGGCCGCGCGCCTGTCACCCGTGGAGGCCATTCGTGAAGGATAG